In Halorubrum sp. PV6, a single window of DNA contains:
- a CDS encoding basic amino acid ABC transporter substrate-binding protein has protein sequence MANNRSVDRRSYLTACGAVGLTALAGCSGDDGGDGQETITIGSDIPYPPFEYRTESGELTGFDVDIAEAVFADQLGYDYEFQETGFDGIIASLNNANFRVIMSAMTINEERAERVDFSDPYFTAYQTVLILDDGEIGELDDLRGETVGVQRGTTGEAAAESLQSDFDGELTIQSYDQITGAFDALLNNQVSAVINDNTVSGEFASENDAVVFLEGDGVAADREDAPPYLTLTIEEYGIAFRQDDDDFREEVNGALATLREEGTYDEIYSEYFSA, from the coding sequence ATGGCTAACAATCGGTCCGTCGATCGGAGATCGTATTTGACAGCGTGTGGCGCGGTCGGGCTGACCGCGCTGGCCGGCTGCTCGGGCGACGATGGCGGCGATGGGCAGGAGACGATAACGATCGGATCGGACATCCCGTACCCGCCGTTCGAGTACCGCACCGAGTCCGGCGAACTCACCGGCTTCGACGTCGACATCGCCGAGGCGGTGTTCGCCGACCAGCTCGGCTACGACTACGAGTTCCAGGAGACCGGCTTCGACGGGATCATCGCGTCGCTGAACAACGCGAACTTCCGGGTCATCATGAGCGCGATGACGATAAACGAAGAGCGCGCGGAGCGGGTCGACTTCTCGGACCCGTACTTCACCGCCTACCAGACCGTGCTGATTCTCGACGACGGCGAGATCGGCGAACTCGACGACCTCCGCGGAGAGACAGTCGGCGTGCAGCGCGGGACGACCGGCGAGGCGGCCGCGGAGAGCCTCCAGTCCGACTTCGACGGCGAGTTGACGATCCAGAGCTACGACCAGATCACCGGCGCGTTCGACGCGCTGCTCAACAACCAGGTGTCGGCCGTCATCAACGACAACACCGTGAGCGGCGAGTTCGCGTCGGAAAACGACGCGGTGGTCTTCCTGGAGGGCGACGGCGTCGCCGCCGACCGCGAGGACGCGCCGCCATACCTCACCCTCACCATCGAGGAGTACGGCATCGCCTTCCGGCAGGACGACGACGACTTCCGCGAGGAGGTCAACGGTGCCCTCGCGACGCTCCGCGAAGAGGGCACCTACGACGAGATCTACAGCGAGTACTTCAGCGCCTAA
- a CDS encoding amino acid ABC transporter permease, whose translation MRDGAVRRIGEIAAAGFVLAIGGLLVWILATQVNYTLLSSPLIAGRFAEAFFLVIRIVAISSVLSVTFGIMVGLGRISTSPITGRIAKGYVEFFRGTPLLFQLFVIFFGIPRLWATGQFPFENWAVPAAIIGLTLNHAAYVGEAVRGGIDAVPDGQMEAARSLGMSRVMALREVVLPQAWRNALAAIGNDQIILVKDTSLLTVIAVPEIMSVFRNINSNQLDPWTPLVWVCVLYLAITMSMSQLVNGLERRSDWGSDSSMFGRFSLSSSGGSDGGDD comes from the coding sequence ATGCGCGATGGAGCCGTCAGACGCATCGGAGAGATAGCCGCCGCCGGCTTCGTGTTGGCGATCGGCGGGCTCCTCGTGTGGATTCTGGCGACGCAGGTCAACTACACGCTGCTCTCGTCGCCGCTCATCGCCGGGCGCTTCGCCGAGGCGTTCTTCCTGGTGATCCGGATCGTGGCCATCTCGAGTGTGTTGTCCGTGACGTTCGGGATCATGGTCGGGCTGGGCCGGATATCCACGTCGCCGATCACCGGTCGGATCGCGAAAGGCTACGTGGAGTTCTTCCGCGGCACGCCGCTGCTGTTCCAGCTGTTCGTGATCTTCTTCGGCATCCCGCGGCTGTGGGCGACGGGACAGTTCCCGTTCGAGAACTGGGCGGTGCCCGCCGCGATCATCGGACTGACGCTCAACCACGCCGCGTACGTCGGCGAGGCGGTACGCGGGGGTATCGACGCGGTGCCCGACGGACAGATGGAGGCCGCTCGGTCGCTTGGCATGTCGCGGGTGATGGCCCTGCGTGAGGTCGTGCTTCCGCAAGCGTGGCGCAACGCGCTGGCCGCCATCGGCAACGACCAGATCATCCTCGTCAAGGACACCTCGCTTCTGACGGTCATCGCCGTCCCCGAGATCATGAGCGTCTTCCGGAACATCAACAGCAACCAACTCGACCCCTGGACGCCGCTCGTGTGGGTCTGTGTCCTCTATCTCGCCATCACGATGTCGATGAGTCAACTGGTGAACGGACTCGAACGGCGCTCCGACTGGGGCTCCGACAGCAGCATGTTCGGTCGGTTCTCGCTGAGCTCCTCCGGCGGCTCCGACGGGGGTGACGACTGA
- a CDS encoding amino acid ABC transporter ATP-binding protein, whose translation MAAPIMEFEGVDKFFGDQQVLYDIDLSVDEQEVVVVIGPSGSGKSTLLRCANRLETIRGGEIRLDGRSVVDANVNEIRQQIGMVFQSFNLFPHKTALENVALGPRKIKGLSEEAANEQAHELLGRVGLAAETGSYPGALSGGQQQRVAIARALAMEPRVMLFDEVTSALDPELVGEVLDVIEGLAAEGMTMMLVTHEMGFAREVADRIVLMADGRVVERTEVDTFFDRPETERGQQFLSRLL comes from the coding sequence ATGGCAGCGCCGATAATGGAGTTCGAGGGCGTAGACAAGTTCTTCGGCGACCAACAGGTGCTGTACGACATCGACCTCAGCGTCGACGAACAGGAGGTGGTGGTCGTGATCGGTCCCTCGGGCTCCGGTAAATCGACGCTCCTGCGGTGTGCGAACCGGCTCGAAACCATCCGCGGCGGAGAGATTCGGCTCGACGGCCGGTCGGTGGTGGACGCGAACGTCAACGAGATCCGCCAGCAGATCGGGATGGTGTTCCAGTCGTTCAACCTCTTCCCGCACAAGACGGCGTTGGAGAACGTCGCGCTCGGGCCGAGGAAGATCAAAGGCCTCTCCGAGGAGGCCGCGAACGAGCAGGCACACGAACTGCTCGGTCGGGTCGGCCTCGCCGCGGAGACCGGTTCGTATCCGGGCGCGCTTTCGGGCGGGCAACAGCAGCGCGTGGCGATCGCCCGCGCGCTCGCGATGGAGCCCAGAGTGATGCTGTTCGACGAGGTGACGAGCGCGCTCGACCCCGAACTCGTCGGCGAGGTCCTCGACGTGATCGAAGGCCTCGCCGCCGAAGGGATGACGATGATGCTCGTGACCCACGAGATGGGGTTCGCCCGCGAGGTCGCAGACCGGATCGTGTTGATGGCGGACGGCCGCGTCGTCGAACGCACCGAGGTCGACACGTTCTTCGACCGGCCGGAGACGGAGCGCGGCCAGCAGTTCCTCTCGCGGCTCCTTTAA